Below is a window of Pseudarthrobacter equi DNA.
CGCCGCGGGCCACCTTGTCGCGGAGGATCTGCGGCGGGGCGAAACGGTCACCAAGGGTGGACTGCAGGTATTCGGCGATGCCCAGCCGCACGTCCAGCCCAACGATGTCGGTGGTGCGCAGCGGACCGGTGGGGTGCTTGTAGCCCAACACCATGGCGTTATCGATGTCCTCGGCCGACGCCACGCCTTCCTCGACCATCCGCATGGCCTCCAGGGCGATGGCCACGCCCAGCCTTGAGGACGCGAAGCCGGGGGCGTCGTTGACGACGACGGCGGTCTTGCCCAGTGCCGCCACCCACCTTTTCGCCGCGTCAGCGAGTCCGGGTGCGGTCTGTTCGCCCAGCACCACTTCGATGAGCGTGGATGCCGGGACCGGGTTGAAGAAGTGCAGCCCCAGGAAGTTCCCGGGCCGCTGCAGTTCCTTCGCGAGCCCGTTCACCGATAGCGAGGACGTGTTCGACGCCAGATACGCCTCCGGCGCCAGCCGCTCCTCGATCCCGCGCAACGAGGAAACCTTCAACTCCCAGTCCTCCGGGACGGCCTCGACCACCAGCTGCCGGTCCTTGAACGCGTCATAGTCCACGCCCACGGTCAGCCGGGAAGCCATCTCATCCAGATTCGCATCCACCAC
It encodes the following:
- a CDS encoding 3-hydroxyacyl-CoA dehydrogenase family protein → MSNTAIPAGLPADLSTDLPHFVGVLGGGRMGAGIAHAFLIKGAEVLVVERDEQSAEAARERVESAAAKSIERGVVDANLDEMASRLTVGVDYDAFKDRQLVVEAVPEDWELKVSSLRGIEERLAPEAYLASNTSSLSVNGLAKELQRPGNFLGLHFFNPVPASTLIEVVLGEQTAPGLADAAKRWVAALGKTAVVVNDAPGFASSRLGVAIALEAMRMVEEGVASAEDIDNAMVLGYKHPTGPLRTTDIVGLDVRLGIAEYLQSTLGDRFAPPQILRDKVARGELGRKTGKGFFDWPS